In one window of Oryza sativa Japonica Group chromosome 9, ASM3414082v1 DNA:
- the LOC4347282 gene encoding uncharacterized protein, translating to MPCLAQEYHPKLPATNHYCKSLSSLIRETYAHCHVPCARIPAAGWSSGDDSDDDDSLLDEVLDTKQVIMNEMRNRQMKKRARCSLDSPMSSPFVWSFTPLDPRSVLEKFPSPKESVTEEEKTTGKEEEVGGDADDESEAFFSVKSFFSRSTSRGATVASSAFAAVDPPPPLLSPAKWEGLRDCEGWPFGLCRLPGPAVLPLPPLPSTPADSWQWRKCSSNLAGSPAPAYSYKTTPSRSSS from the exons ATGCCTTGCCTGGCACAGGAGTATCATCCCAAGCTACCAGCCACCAATCACTACTGCAagtccctctcctccctcatcAGGGAGACCTACGCCCACTGCCATGTCCCCTGCGCCAggatccccgccgccggctggagctccggcgacgacagcgacgacgatgacagcTTGCTCGACGAAGTGCTCGACACCAAGCAG GTGATCATGAACGAGATGAGGAACCGGCAGATGAAGAAGAGGGCGAGGTGCAGCCTGGATTCCCCGATGTCGAGCCCGTTCGTCTGGTCGTTCACGCCGCTCGACCCGAGGAGCGTTCTGGAGAAGTTTCCGAGTCCCAAGGAGTCGGtaacggaggaggagaagacgacgggcaaggaggaggaggtaggcggcgacgccgacgacgagagCGAGGCGTTCTTCTCGGTGAAGAGCTTCTTCTCGCGCAGCACGAGCCGTGGCGCGACCGTGGCGTCGTCGGCGttcgccgccgtggacccgccgcctcccctgcTGTCGCCGGCGAAGTGGGAGGGGCTCCGTGACTGCGAGGGGTGGCCGTTCGGGCTGTGCCGCCTCCCCGGCCCCGCCgtcctgccgctgccgccgctgcccagCACGCCGGCCGACTCGTGGCAGTGGCGCAAgtgcagcagcaacctcgccggGAGCCCGGCTCCAGCTTACAGTTACAAGACTACTCCGAGTAGGAGCAGCAGCTGA
- the LOC4347283 gene encoding protein transport protein SEC23 C produces MSEFLDLEAQDGIRMPWNVIPGTREDALSCVVPISAIYTPLKQVPDIPVLPYSPLRCRMCRSILNPFSIVDYVAKIWVCPFCFQRNHFPQHYSSISESNLPAELFPQYTTVEYISTAETGPVVPPVFMFVVDTCMIEEEIGYLKSALAQVVELLPDNSLVGFITFGTYVQVHELGFGLLPKSYVFKGTKEVTKDEMLDQMCFFAGKRKPTTGVIAGTRDGLSSESIARFLLPASECEFVLNAVIEELQKDPWPVPADQRASRCTGAALSVAASLLGVCVPGSGARIMAFVGGPSTEGPGSIVSKSLLEPIRSHKDLDKDSAPLYDKAVKFYDQIAKQLVHQGHVLDVFACAVDQVGVAEMKVAIEKTGGIVVLAESFGHSVFKDSLLRIFQSSDNDLGLSFNGILEINCSKDVKIQGIIGPCASLEKKSPLSSDTVIGQGNTSAWKMCGLDKKTSLCLVYDIAKKDGSNTIGQAASNQFYFQFLTYYQHHEGQMRLRATTISRRWVSGSDSVQELIGGFDQEAAAAVMARLVSFKMETEADFDPIRWLDRALIRLCSKFGDYQKENPSSFSLSPRISIFPQFVFNLRRSQFVQVFNNSPDETAYFRMVLDREDVTNAVVMIQPSLISYSFQSGPEPVLLDVTAIAADKILLLDSYFTVVIFHGITIAQWRNAGYQDQQDHEVFAQLLKSPHEEADTIIRERFPVPRLVVCDQYGSQARFLLAKLNPSVTYNSDNSSHGGDVIFTDDVSFQVFMDHLMRLAVQ; encoded by the exons ATGTCTGAGTTCCTTGACCTTGAGGCACAAGATGGGATAAGGATGCCCTGGAATGTTATTCCAGGCACGAGGGAGGATGCTTTGAGCTGTGTTGTTCCTATTTCTGCTATCTATACTCCTCTGAAACAAGTTCCTGATATCCCTGTTCTCCCATATTCTCCCCTCCGTTGCCGGATGTGCCGTTCCATCCTCAACCCTTTCTCCATTGTTGACTATGTCGCAAAGATCTGGGTTTGCCCATTCTGCTTTCAGCGCAATCACTTCCCACAGCATTACTCCTCAATCTCAGAAAGCAATCTCCCTGCAGAACTTTTCCCTCAGTACACCACAGTTGAGTACATATCCACTGCTGAAACTGGCCCTGTAGTGCCACCGGTTTTCATGTTTGTTGTTGATACTTGCATGATTGAGGAAGAAATTGGTTATTTGAAGTCTGCACTCGCACAAGTTGTTGAGCTATTACCAGATAATTCCCTTGTTGGATTCATTACTTTTGGGACATATGTACAG GTTCATGAATTGGGTTTTGGCTTGCTTCCAAAATCATATGTATTCAAGGGAACAAAGGAGGTCACCAAGGATGAAATGTTGGATCAAATGTGCTTCTTTGCAGGGAAGAGAAAACCCACTACAGGGGTGATTGCTGGTACTAGGGACGGTCTTTCATCAGAGAGCATTGCTAGGTTCCTGTTACCTGCTTCTGAGTGTGAGTTTGTGTTGAATGCA GTAATAGAAGAATTGCAAAAGGACCCTTGGCCTGTTCCAGCTGATCAACGTGCATCAAGATGCACTGGAGCTGCATTAAGCGTGGCGGCCAGTCTTCTTGGTGTGTGTGTCCCTGGATCAGGTGCTAGGATTATGGCATTTGTTGGTGGTCCATCTACAGAGGGACCTGGTTCT ATTGTATCCAAATCCTTGTTAGAGCCAATTCGCTCACACAAAGATCTTGATAAAGACTCAGCTCCACTTTATGATAAAGCTGTCAAGTTCTATGATCAGATTGCAAAGCAACTTGTGCACCAGGGGCATGTTCTGGATGTGTTTGCTTGTGCAGTTGACCAG GTTGGTGTTGCTGAAATGAAGGTTGCAATTGAGAAGACTGGAGGAATTGTTGTCCTTGCGGAAAGTTTTGGTCACTCTGTTTTCAAAGACTCGCTTCTTCGCATTTTTCAGTCATCAGACAACGATCTTGGATTATCATTCAA TGGTATTCTTGAGATTAACTGCTCAAAAGATGTCAAGATCCAAGGCATTATTGGACCTTGTGCTTCCCTGGAGAAG AAAAGCCCTCTATCATCAGACACCGTTATTGGTCAGGGAAATACTAGTGCTTGGAAGATGTGTGGCCTTGACAAGAAAACATCACTCTGCTTAGTATATGATATTGCAAAGAAAGATGGATCAAATACAATTGGCCAAGCAGCAAGTAACCAGTTCTACTTTCAATTCTTAACCTA TTATCAGCATCATGAGGGACAAATGAGATTACGAGCTACTACGATCTCCAGAAGATGGGTTTCTGGTTCTGATAGTGTGCAG GAGCTTATAGGTGGCTTTGACCaagaagctgcagctgctgtcATGGCACGCTTGGTCTCATTTAAGATGGAAACTGAG GCTGATTTTGATCCTATAAGATGGCTTGATCGAGCTTTGATACGTCTATGTTCCAAATTTGGTGACTATCAGAAGGAAAACCCTTCATCCTTTAGTTTGTCCCCGCGTATATCAATATTTCcccaatttgtttttaatttgAGGCGTTCTCAGTTTGTTCAG GTTTTTAACAATAGTCCTGATGAAACTGCATATTTTAGGATGGTATTGGACAGGGAAGATGTAACCAATGCAGTCGTGATGATTCAGCCTTCACTTATATCCTATTCATTTCAATCTGGGCCAGAGCCAGTTCTCTTAGATGTAACTGCAATTGCAGCTGACAAGATTCTTTTATTGGATTCTTATTTTACTGTTGTTATCTTCCATGGGATAACGATTGCACAGTGGCGAAATGCTGGTTACCAAGATCAACAAGACCACGAG GTATTTGCCCAATTGTTAAAATCTCCACATGAGGAAGCTGATACTATAATCAGGGAGCGGTTTCCTGTACCCCGTTTGGTCGTCTGTGATCAGTATGGGTCTCAG GCTCGATTTTTACTGGCAAAGCTTAATCCATCTGTCACATATAATTCTGATAATTCTTCTCATGGAGGAGACGTCATATTCACAGATGATGTGAGCTTCCAGGTCTTCATGGACCATCTCATGCGGCTAGCAGTCCAATAG